Proteins encoded together in one Bombiscardovia nodaiensis window:
- a CDS encoding type VII secretion protein EssC, producing the protein MLLTMLNEGRIATLSLPDKPAGMHWIESSDGGSHRRYAFVEAREGEWVLSPVKGVHMSDQGGQSIGQATLSTDGDCSFELTDGSSGLSLIARSGGRGDTSFHIAGFSTDAVVTIGRSSESTFSYDSPYVSDAHAQLTFAHQEFAIMDLGSSNGSFVNGHRIAPQTSCELSPGDCIEVLGLIITIGNRFISYNEPQGLTVHSEGIFQAYREPEPEADQESLDTADGGDEADYFYPAPRFKKSVEPFAVTVDPPPEAHEPDKTSVAMKIGPSLVMVLGAIASGAFMLMQSQRSGGSLVSSMPMMVMAASMIVGSVLWPVLSTRIENRQMLVDNRIRRQRYAEYLDQIRKQIATEAAQQKTILEENRITTEDCAHRVLQHDPRMMDRTSAHDDFLELRLGLGTMPMAADITYPDEHFSIEKDDLSQVVYQLAREPKDIVDAPISVNMRKHQIVGLSGPLEETRTFLDGLVVQIASLHSYEDVKLVLLHDEQDSEQWSWARSLPHLFTNDKQGRFLATNLSAASELGLQLGRIVEERRGQEGQNAKVALPHFVIICSSKELMDKADFIQDLARNPVDGFTLVCQSVERKDLPKQCTAIIELGKGQGKLFDVDDVSGRGQEFVADAYADEATCVSFSHALATVHLDLAASTSSLPDTLSFLDMYEAGNVEQLNVRARWQEAKAAETLAARVGVTPQGEPFYLNLHESFHGPHGLIAGTTGSGKSEFIITWILSMCIEFSPEEAAFVLIDYKGGGLAGAFDNSRGKLPHLAGTITNLDGSAIKRSMVSIQSELKRRQALFNEAREVAGGDNVDIYRYLQLYREGKVHEACPHLFIVADEFAELKAQEPDFMNELISAARIGRSLGVHLVLATQKPSGVVNEQIWSNSKFKISLKVSDEADSKELLKRPDAAELTQAGRFYMLVGYNELFALGQAAYAGGKYTPKAQYAPAVDNAVVLVSDTGRALSSAKARPSVTLTDLTVSELVAVLQHIHDVAAKEHLQARQLWLDPVPALLKVEELRQKADESAPARAFELNPIVGVVDDPARQQQHILTLPLSQEGNAIFYGGPDSGVESVLAAILFDLVRTHCAKDCNIYALDFGSETLKAFLPAPQMGDVACAGEDEKMARLLHMLVQQMVDRRRKLSSYGGSYSRYVVEHDDMPSVLLLVNGIAVFEELYESLEQQLLQISRDGLRVGIYVVLVAGSPNDVHMRLKTNFKQNFACGLSDRSAYMDVFGSMHNMVPPSGYARGLVKFGEELFVFQGAQILGRDADEFTYASEQCQQLAAESTSGGAQDVQLMPDVVDAQYLQGRSTPAVPVPFGVYEDNLQLAGFDFDSNLINRVVTTNPRELRMFVESLLPFAAAHWDCQLSFIDAAHLCEQLPSCCEYQTADDTEALDWFSALGARKADLTRQQLVVVTGISLLMARGASNSVEAFKNLLRDLRRQDKICFLLVDTANDVLYNSEDWFARQSSDHSGLWLGMGADTQVKLVTVYGLGEKIDPKAKAPYGYLITEGAPRKVKVLMDTTQDLQE; encoded by the coding sequence ATGCTACTGACCATGCTCAATGAGGGGAGAATTGCTACGCTCTCCCTGCCAGATAAGCCCGCGGGCATGCACTGGATAGAGTCGTCCGATGGGGGCTCGCATCGCCGGTATGCTTTCGTGGAGGCCCGAGAGGGAGAGTGGGTGCTCTCGCCGGTCAAGGGCGTACACATGAGCGACCAAGGGGGTCAGAGCATTGGCCAGGCCACGCTTTCCACCGACGGCGACTGCTCCTTTGAGTTAACTGACGGCTCGTCGGGGCTCTCGCTCATTGCTCGCAGCGGAGGTCGGGGGGATACTAGTTTTCACATCGCGGGTTTCTCTACCGATGCAGTGGTGACTATTGGACGTTCGAGCGAGAGCACTTTTTCTTATGATTCTCCCTACGTTTCAGATGCACATGCTCAACTTACGTTTGCCCATCAAGAGTTTGCCATCATGGATTTGGGCTCCTCGAATGGCAGTTTTGTGAACGGCCATAGGATAGCCCCTCAAACCTCTTGCGAGCTCAGCCCTGGCGACTGCATAGAAGTCTTGGGCTTGATTATCACGATAGGCAACCGGTTCATCTCTTACAACGAGCCACAGGGTCTCACTGTTCATTCCGAAGGCATCTTCCAAGCGTACCGGGAGCCCGAACCTGAAGCCGACCAGGAGAGCCTGGATACAGCGGATGGGGGAGATGAGGCAGACTACTTTTACCCAGCACCGCGCTTCAAAAAATCAGTTGAACCGTTCGCTGTCACCGTTGATCCGCCGCCCGAAGCGCATGAGCCCGACAAGACGTCAGTGGCTATGAAAATTGGGCCATCCTTAGTTATGGTCTTGGGAGCGATAGCGTCTGGCGCGTTCATGCTCATGCAGAGCCAGCGGTCAGGCGGTTCCCTGGTGTCGTCTATGCCCATGATGGTGATGGCTGCCAGCATGATTGTGGGCAGCGTGCTATGGCCGGTGTTGAGCACGAGAATTGAAAACCGGCAGATGCTGGTAGACAATCGCATTCGCCGTCAGCGCTACGCTGAGTATCTCGACCAGATTCGTAAGCAGATAGCTACTGAGGCAGCGCAGCAAAAAACGATTCTCGAAGAAAATCGTATTACTACCGAGGACTGTGCCCACCGGGTGCTCCAGCACGACCCTCGCATGATGGACCGCACGAGTGCCCACGATGATTTTCTCGAGTTGCGCCTGGGGCTTGGCACCATGCCCATGGCGGCAGACATTACATACCCCGATGAGCATTTTTCTATAGAGAAAGACGATTTGTCGCAGGTAGTTTACCAGCTGGCCAGGGAGCCTAAAGACATCGTTGACGCGCCCATCTCGGTGAACATGCGTAAGCATCAGATAGTGGGATTGAGCGGTCCTTTGGAAGAGACTCGTACTTTTTTGGACGGTCTCGTAGTGCAAATTGCGAGTTTGCACTCCTACGAGGACGTCAAACTTGTACTCTTGCACGACGAGCAGGACAGCGAGCAGTGGAGCTGGGCCCGCTCCCTTCCGCATCTGTTTACCAACGACAAGCAGGGTCGCTTCCTAGCTACTAACTTATCGGCTGCCTCTGAGCTAGGCTTGCAGTTAGGGCGGATTGTGGAGGAGCGCCGCGGCCAAGAAGGTCAGAATGCCAAGGTGGCCCTGCCTCATTTTGTGATTATTTGCAGCTCCAAAGAACTCATGGACAAGGCTGATTTTATCCAGGACTTGGCCCGAAACCCGGTCGACGGTTTTACGCTGGTCTGCCAGAGCGTTGAGCGCAAAGATCTGCCGAAACAGTGTACGGCAATTATTGAATTGGGCAAGGGACAGGGCAAGCTCTTTGACGTGGACGATGTCAGCGGTCGAGGGCAGGAGTTTGTGGCAGACGCATACGCAGATGAGGCCACTTGTGTCTCCTTCTCCCATGCCCTGGCAACGGTTCACCTAGACCTGGCAGCGTCGACCAGCTCACTCCCAGATACCCTAAGCTTCCTCGACATGTATGAGGCGGGCAATGTGGAGCAGCTCAATGTGAGGGCTCGCTGGCAGGAGGCTAAGGCTGCTGAGACCTTGGCTGCACGGGTGGGCGTGACACCCCAGGGGGAGCCCTTCTACCTCAACCTGCATGAGAGCTTCCATGGACCGCACGGACTGATAGCCGGCACTACTGGATCGGGAAAGTCGGAGTTCATTATCACTTGGATACTTTCCATGTGTATAGAGTTTTCGCCCGAAGAGGCCGCTTTTGTTTTAATCGACTATAAGGGTGGTGGCCTAGCCGGAGCTTTTGACAACAGCCGTGGCAAGTTGCCCCACCTGGCGGGAACAATCACGAACTTGGATGGTTCTGCTATCAAGCGCAGCATGGTGTCTATTCAAAGTGAGCTCAAGCGTCGCCAGGCGCTCTTCAACGAGGCGCGCGAAGTGGCTGGGGGCGACAATGTAGACATTTATCGTTACCTCCAGCTCTACAGGGAGGGCAAAGTCCATGAGGCTTGCCCGCACTTGTTTATTGTGGCAGACGAGTTTGCGGAGCTGAAGGCCCAAGAGCCTGACTTCATGAACGAGCTGATTTCGGCCGCCCGTATCGGCAGGTCTCTAGGGGTGCACCTGGTGCTCGCCACGCAAAAACCTTCTGGCGTGGTCAATGAGCAAATTTGGTCAAATTCTAAGTTCAAAATTAGTTTGAAAGTCTCTGACGAGGCGGACTCTAAGGAGCTCCTCAAGCGGCCCGATGCTGCGGAGCTCACCCAGGCTGGCCGTTTTTATATGCTCGTGGGCTACAATGAGCTGTTTGCGCTGGGGCAGGCGGCATATGCTGGTGGGAAGTACACCCCCAAGGCGCAGTATGCTCCGGCTGTTGACAATGCGGTAGTGCTGGTCTCAGACACGGGTCGTGCGCTCTCATCGGCTAAAGCTCGGCCAAGTGTGACCCTGACGGACTTGACAGTTTCGGAACTGGTCGCTGTTCTCCAGCACATCCACGATGTGGCTGCTAAGGAGCACTTGCAGGCCCGACAACTCTGGTTGGACCCCGTACCTGCACTGTTGAAAGTGGAAGAGCTGAGGCAGAAGGCCGATGAAAGTGCCCCCGCTAGGGCTTTCGAGCTCAACCCGATTGTTGGTGTAGTCGATGACCCAGCTCGGCAGCAACAGCACATACTCACCCTGCCGTTGAGCCAGGAAGGTAACGCCATATTTTATGGTGGTCCCGATTCTGGGGTGGAATCAGTCCTTGCTGCCATACTGTTTGATCTGGTGAGGACACACTGTGCCAAGGACTGCAACATATATGCGCTCGACTTCGGCTCGGAAACCCTCAAAGCCTTCTTGCCAGCGCCGCAGATGGGAGACGTGGCTTGCGCAGGTGAGGATGAGAAAATGGCGAGGCTGCTCCACATGTTGGTCCAGCAGATGGTCGATCGTCGCCGGAAACTATCGTCCTACGGTGGTTCATACTCCAGGTATGTGGTTGAGCACGATGATATGCCCTCTGTTCTCCTGCTCGTGAATGGTATTGCGGTGTTTGAGGAGCTCTATGAAAGCCTTGAACAGCAGCTGCTACAGATTTCGCGTGACGGATTGAGGGTGGGAATTTATGTGGTCTTAGTGGCCGGATCGCCCAATGATGTTCATATGCGCTTAAAAACGAACTTTAAGCAGAACTTTGCCTGCGGGCTGAGTGATCGAAGCGCTTACATGGATGTGTTCGGGTCCATGCACAACATGGTGCCTCCCAGCGGCTATGCCCGTGGGCTAGTGAAGTTTGGGGAGGAGCTGTTCGTCTTCCAGGGCGCTCAAATTTTGGGCAGAGATGCAGACGAGTTCACGTACGCGAGTGAGCAGTGCCAACAGCTAGCAGCAGAGAGTACGAGCGGCGGGGCTCAGGATGTGCAGCTCATGCCCGATGTGGTGGATGCCCAGTACCTGCAGGGCAGGAGTACCCCTGCTGTACCTGTTCCCTTTGGTGTGTATGAGGATAACTTACAGCTAGCTGGGTTTGACTTCGACAGCAACCTTATCAACAGGGTGGTTACCACCAACCCCCGCGAGTTGAGGATGTTCGTAGAAAGTCTGCTGCCATTTGCGGCTGCTCACTGGGATTGTCAACTGTCCTTTATCGACGCTGCGCACTTGTGCGAGCAGCTGCCCTCGTGCTGCGAGTATCAGACTGCGGACGACACTGAGGCCCTGGACTGGTTCAGTGCCTTGGGCGCCAGAAAAGCAGATTTGACCCGCCAGCAGCTAGTGGTCGTGACGGGCATCTCTTTACTCATGGCCAGGGGGGCGAGCAATTCGGTGGAAGCTTTCAAGAATCTGTTGCGCGACTTGCGCAGGCAGGACAAGATTTGCTTCCTGCTGGTTGACACTGCCAATGATGTTCTGTACAACTCGGAGGACTGGTTTGCCCGCCAGTCTTCTGACCACAGTGGTTTGTGGCTGGGCATGGGGGCTGACACTCAGGTGAAGCTGGTAACGGTGTACGGTTTGGGCGAAAAGATTGACCCCAAGGCCAAGGCTCCTTACGGCTACCTAATTACTGAGGGCGCTCCACGCAAGGTGAAAGTGCTCATGGATACCACTCAAGATTTACAAGAATAG